A region from the Salvia splendens isolate huo1 chromosome 15, SspV2, whole genome shotgun sequence genome encodes:
- the LOC121768534 gene encoding ARM REPEAT PROTEIN INTERACTING WITH ABF2-like, protein MAVKPSSTAATIPKKPQSLKSRTIELHQKRIGEALSFPILLSDQIAAAAKEAESFKFECFEVAKQVERLRQMLRSAARLAADAAYDRPLRRVAAEVTKTLERSLALMKKCRRRSALRRVVTIVSAADFRKLLALLDASAADMKWILSILDGGGGIVLTLPPIASNDPIIAWVWALTAALHIGQLQDKIEAANELASLARDNDRNKQIIDEEGGIPPLLKLLKDRTSSEAQIAAASSLFNLANDQNRVQAIIDEHGAPIIAQILGNSAVKVQIKVASLIAEMAQNSPLAQEEFARENVIRALVTLLSFDLFVENSILKLGENSIHSIVQINKESSVFSSSSSSYSSQSAEMKLELETSCAKALWMLARGSVANSRRIAETKGLLCLAKLVEVERDELQRNCLMSLTEITTAAESNADLRRSAFKTNSPAAKAVVDQLIRVIQESDDLSLQVASIRAVGCLARTFPARETRVLGPLVALLGHGDEAVAAEAAAALGKFGCPDNFLCVQHCKTIIEFGGVPPLMRLLRSNNDEAWLHGVILTCYLAIHAGKSDDLEREGVAGALEGVDRALIVQHPELKELIPQAIYHLTVFRHSHSGMLTQR, encoded by the coding sequence ATGGCAGTAAAACCCTCATCCACAGCAGCAACAATCCCTAAGAAACCGCAGTCGCTGAAGTCCCGCACAATTGAGCTGCATCAGAAGCGAATCGGAGAAGCCCTATCCTTTCCGATTCTGCTCTCCGACCAAATCGCCGCCGCAGCCAAGGAGGCGGAATCGTTCAAATTCGAGTGCTTCGAGGTCGCCAAGCAGGTGGAGCGCCTCCGCCAGATGCTCCGCTCCGCCGCCCGCCTCGCTGCCGACGCCGCCTACGACCGCCCGCTCCGCCGCGTCGCGGCGGAGGTGACCAAAACCCTTGAGAGGTCGCTGGCGCTGATGAAGAAGTGCCGGCGGCGCAGCGCCCTCCGCCGCGTCGTGACGATCGTCTCCGCTGCCGACTTCCGCAAGCTCCTCGCCCTCCTCGACGCCTCCGCGGCGGACATGAAATGGATCCTCTCCATCCtcgacggcggcggcggaatCGTGCTCACGCTGCCCCCGATTGCCAGCAACGACCCGATAATCGCCTGGGTTTGGGCGCTCACGGCGGCGCTGCATATAGGCCAATTGCAGGATAAAATCGAGGCTGCGAACGAATTAGCTTCGCTAGCAAGAGACAACGACAGAAACAAGCAGATCATAGATGAAGAAGGCGGGATTCCGCCATTGTTGAAGCTGTTGAAGGACAGAACTTCTTCAGAAGCGCAAATTGCAGCTGCTTCATCGCTCTTCAACCTAGCAAACGATCAAAACCGAGTGCAGGCGATCATCGACGAACACGGCGCGCCGATTATAGCACAAATTTTGGGAAATTCTGCAGTTAAGGTGCAGATCAAAGTTGCCAGTTTGATAGCTGAAATGGCGCAGAATTCCCCTCTTGCACAAGAAGAATTTGCGCGGGAAAATGTAATTAGGGCTCTTGTCACATTGCTATCGTTTGACCTATTCGTGGAAAATTCTATACTCAAATTGGGGGAAAATAGCATACATTCCATTGTGCAGATCAACAAGGAGTCGTCGGTGTTTTCATCGTCTTCATCTTCATATTCGTCGCAATCTGCAGAGATGAAACTTGAGCTCGAAACTAGCTGTGCTAAGGCACTGTGGATGCTTGCTAGAGGGAGTGTGGCAAATAGCAGGCGAATTGCAGAGACAAAGGGTTTGCTCTGTTTAGCTAAGCTAGTCGAGGTAGAACGAGATGAGCTGCAGAGGAATTGCTTGATGTCGTTGACGGAGATAACCACTGCAGCTGAGTCCAATGCGGACCTCAGGCGCTCAGCTTTCAAGACGAACTCGCCGGCAGCTAAGGCCGTCGTGGACCAGCTAATTAGGGTTATTCAAGAATCTGATGATCTGTCGTTGCAGGTAGCTAGTATAAGAGCGGTTGGCTGCTTGGCTCGGACGTTCCCGGCTAGGGAGACGAGGGTTCTTGGCCCATTGGTCGCGTTGCTAGGTCACGGGGATGAGGCTGTGGCTGCAGAGGCGGCTGCTGCGCTCGGAAAGTTCGGTTGCCCCGACAATTTCCTCTGCGTCCAGCATTGCAAGACGATCATCGAGTTTGGTGGCGTTCCTCCCCTCATGAGGCTGTTGAGAAGCAACAATGACGAGGCATGGCTGCATGGTGTGATTCTCACGTGCTACCTCGCCATCCACGCTGGGAAGAGCGATGACTTGGAAAGAGAGGGGGTGGCTGGCGCGTTGGAAGGTGTCGACCGAGCTCTCATCGTCCAACACCCTGAGTTGAAGGAGCTGATACCTCAAGCAATCTACCATCTCACTGTGTTTCGTCACTCTCACTCTGGCATGCTCACTCAGAGATAG
- the LOC121768535 gene encoding F-box protein At1g70590-like, giving the protein MTWPCNSDGNHHFASLSFSRKPKESPTLVKSSKSHLSISSSAPKSPQGSDFSALPYDVLARIAAPFALPSLKTASLVCRAWRDALKPLREAMVFLKWGRRFKSGRGGVKANSKKALDCFLKGAARGSTLAMVNAASIYWGMGKKDEGIAWYRLSAELGDHTGQCNLAICYFQAYPSKTRDAIGWLYQASFGGHVRAQYQLALCLHQGRGLERSLPEAARWYLRAAEGGYVHAMYNTSLCYLMGEGLAQSNRLARKWMKRAADHGHSKAQFKHGLCLFSEGDMMKAVVYLELATLAGERAAADVKNFILQQLSAT; this is encoded by the exons ATGACGTGGCCGTGCAATTCCGATGGAAACCACCACTTCGCATCGCTTTCCTTTTCGAGGAAACCCAAGGAATCTCCCACTCTCGTCAAATCCTCCAAATCGCATCTCTCCATCTCCAGTTCGGCCCCAAAATCGCCACAGGGGTCGGATTTCTCGGCGCTGCCGTACGACGTGCTGGCGAGGATCGCGGCGCCTTTCGCCCTGCCGAGCCTGAAGACGGCGTCGCTGGTGTGCAGGGCGTGGAGGGACGCTCTGAAGCCGCTGCGCGAGGCGATGGTGTTCCTCAAGTGGGGGAGGAGATTCAAGAGCGGGAGGGGAGGAGTGAAGGCCAATTCGAAAAAGGCGCTCGATTGCTTCCTCAAAGGGGCGGCGCGTGGGTCCACGCTCGCGATGGTGAATGCCGCATCGATCTATTGGGGGATGGGGAAGAAGGACGAAGGGATTGCTTGGTATCGCTTGTCGGCGGAGCTCGGTGATCATACCGGACAGTGTAATTTGGCCATTTGTTATTTTCAAg CTTATCCTTCAAAAACCAGAGATGCGATTGGATGGTTATACCAGGCTTCCTTTGGTGGCCATGTCCGTGCTCAATACCAGCTCGCACTTTGTTTGCACCAAGGTCGAGGGTTGGAGCGGAGTCTCCCAGAAGCG GCTCGTTGGTACCTAAGAGCAGCGGAAGGGGGATATGTGCACGCAATGTACAATACATCTCTGTGCTACTTGATGGGTGAAGGTTTGGCGCAGTCCAACCGATTGGCTAGAAAATGGATGAAGAGAGCTGCTGATCATGGCCACAGCAAAGCTCAGTTCAAGCACGGACTCTGTCTTTTTTCA GAAGGGGATATGATGAAGGCCGTGGTGTACCTGGAGCTGGCCACCCTAGCTGGGGAGAGAGCCGCTGCTGATGTGAAGAATTTTATTCTCCAGCAACTTTCAGCAACCTGA